The Lycium barbarum isolate Lr01 chromosome 4, ASM1917538v2, whole genome shotgun sequence nucleotide sequence GGTTTCTTGAAGGACTTCTCAAAAGGAAGAACTCAATCTTCCTTAATAGCTGCCTTTTGACTCCTAATTGTCATCGAGTTACTGAATTTGGGCAGCATATGATATTTGTAAGTGAGAAATGTGTATTTTCTTTAACGGTATTATTGATACCCATTTTTGGTACTCAGCTTTCTAATACCCTGATATATGCTGCTTTTAATGTCCCAGGATGAAAGTAATAGGCATTTCAGAAAGATGATTGACTTTAGAGGAACAGCAAATGACTTGAGCGTGTGTGTTTTAGATAGAATTAAAGCTTCCAAGGCAAGAAATTCAACCATGTTTCctctttccctttctttattagcttttgttgaactATGCCAGAGTTGATTTGAGCCTTTACTACTGCAGATACGTGCCGAGAGATCGATAATCAACGATCCTAATGCCCCTGCTACTGGTTTGAAGTATGTGAAAGAACTAGTTCTGGCAAAACGCACTAATCATGCTTTCCGCATGGTTGTGGTTGGTGATCCTAACATAGAGCTAGGTGAAATTGGTATTCCCCGTCATGTTGCGGAGAATCTCCACTTTGCAGAACCTCTAAGTTCGCGGAATTGGGAAAAGCTGACTGATCAATGTGATCTTATGATTCTTCAGAAGGGAAGGATTGTCGTCCGCAGAAATGGTGTCTTAGTTCCCATTAGTGTAATGGACCAGTTGCATAGAGGGGATATTATATATAGACCTCTTATTGATGGAGATGTTGTGTTGATAAACCGACCTCCGTCTATTCATCAACATTCACTAGTTGCTCTGTCTGTTAGGATTCTTCCAATAAATTCTGTTCTTTCAATTAATCCCCTTGTCTGTTCTCCATTCCGTGGGGATTTTGATGGCGATTGCCTTCATGGTTATATTCCCCAATCAGTCGATTCTAGGATTGAGCTTAATGAGCTTGTTGCTCTGAATCAGCAGTTGATTGACGGACAGAATGGTCAAAATCTTCTTTCATTAAGTCATGATAGCTTAACTGCTGCTCATTTAATTTTGGAACAAGGAGTTTTCTTGGACCAGTTCCAGATGCAGCAGCTACAAATGTTTTGTCCCCGTCAAGCGGGAATGCCTGCTATCTTAAGAGCACCATCAGGTAACAAGTGTTATTGGACTGGGAAACAGTTATTCAGCTTGTTTTTGCCATCAGACCTTGAATATAATTTTCCATCAAATGACGTCTGTATTAGTGAGGGGGAAATTGTGACATCTTCTGGTGGGTCTTCTTGGCTGCATGATTCCAGTGAAAATCTTTTTTATAGTCTTGTTAAACGCCATGGAGGTGAAACTCTTGGCTTCCTTTATGCTGCACAGACTGTTCTTTGTGAGTGGCTGTCGATGAGGGGCCTTAGTGTTTCATTGTCCGATCTTTACATATCTTCTAATCCATATTCCCGCGAAAATATGATCGATGAGGTCTTTTCCGGTTTGCAAGAGGCAGAACGACTATCGTATATCCAACTGCTGATGATTAAGTATAATAAGGATTTCCTTGCTGGAAGCTTAGAAGAAAGCAAGAACTCCATGGGTTTTGATTTGGAGTTTATGTCTATCATGCAGCAGAAATCAGCTTCCCTGAGTCAAGCTTCTGCTACTGCTTTCAAGAAAGTTTTCCGGGATGTCCAGAATTTGGTATATAATTATGCCAGCAACGAGAATTCATTTCTGGCTATGTTAAAAGCTGGGAGTAAGGGCAACCTCTTAAAACTGGTCCAACACAGCATGTGTCTTGGTTTGCAGCAGTCTTTGGTTCCATTATCATTTAGAATGCCCCGCCAACTTTCTTGTGATGCATGGAACAATCATAAATCACATCGTGTTTTTGAGAAAGCTCATAACAATATCCCATGTGCTGTGGTTGAGAATTCATTTCTTGCGggtttgaatcctctggagtgTTTTGTGCATTCGTTAACCACCCGCGATAGTTCTTTTAGTGGACATGCTGATGTTTCGGGAACTTTGAACCGTAAGCTTATGTTTTTCATGCGTGATGTGTACGTTGGATATGATGGAACAGTGAGAAATGCTTACGGGAATCAGATTGTGCAGTTCTCTTACTATGAAACAGACCGAATTGCTTCTACTAAGGGCACTGGTGATTCAGACCGAATTGCTTCTCATGCAATTGGTGGTCATCCTGTTGGTTCATTGGCAGCCTGTGCCATTTCAGAAGCTGCATATAGTGCTTTGGATCAACCTGTCAGTGCACTTGAGTCATCACCTTTATTAAACCTGAAGGTTATCTCTCTATTTCTGCTGATTTATACTTTTGGGACGTTATAATATGTTATGTTGACCTAAAAACACTGTTTAAACTGAACTATAAAAGCTTTCTATTGGCCTGATCAAACATGAAAAAGATAGAAGCTCTCTATTGACTTCATATAGCCGACCCCAGCTTCTGTGAAAGTTGTTCAATTGACTTCAAAAGCTTCCGTATaaacttctttttctttcttcattGGGGGGTTCCCAAGGATTGATTTTTGAATTCCCATGCAATTGCATCTTCTCTCAACATGCACAAGCTATTGCATTGGTAAAACATCGTGTATGACTTTCGTGCTGACTTTTTAACCTCTTGTTGCAAGATTATATGCTCTTTAATAATGTGAATGTTGAGCTGGTTTCTGCTAGTCTGTTTTTGCCCTTTAAGTTGTTTTGTTGCTGAAGTGGCTTGTAATTTTTTTCGCTATTTGGATGTGATTTGAACAGAAAATATTGGAATCTGGAGTAGGGAGTCGTAGTGGCGAGAAAACTGCATCGCTGTTTCTTTCAAAAAGACTTGGCAGATGGGCTTATGGTTTTGAATATGGAGCTTTAGAGGTCAAGGGTCATCTAGAAAGGCTTCTTCTTTCAGATGTTGTTTCTACAGTAATGATATGGTACACTTTCTTCTCACATTTTCACACTTCTGCTATCCAGTTTTATTGATAtccttttctttatttcttatcTGACTAAAGATTTCTATAATGTAGCTTCTCCTCTGAAACACATAAAAGCTCTCACAGTAGTCCCTGGGTCTGTCATTTTCATATAGATAAGGTAATGCCATAAGAACTTCATTTCTTAATAGTTTATTGGTTTTGTGCTCTTAAATTTTTGATCTCTTAGGAAAACGTGAAGACAAAAAGGCTTAAGCTGAGATCAGTTTTAGATGCTCTTAATATGAGATATCATGCAGCAAGAAAGAAAGCTGGAACTGATCTTCCAAACCTGCATATAACATGCAAGTAAGATGCTTTGCTTTGAGTTTCATCTTTTAATTGTTTTTGGATGCATGGAAATAGGAATATCAGGAAAGTAAATTCAGTTCATGTTCCAGGTTACAGTTTGTTTCCTGCAGGATTTTAGACTTACTTTGTCGCCGAAACTGTTACTTATTTGATCCCAGCTTTTAGTGTTATGAAATTGAATCATTCTGAATCCTCCACTACCTTATTGCTCTTCTACTGTCTCTTGGTCACTGTTTGAGCCTTCGTATTTCTTGAAAATGTGCAGGGATTGTTCAGTTGCTGAAGCGCGAAAAGAGAATTCCAGAATTTGCATCACAGTTGCTGTGGCTGAGACCTCAAAGGAATCTTTTTCACTTCTGGATAGGCTGCGTGTTAGGGTGATCCCATTCCTTCTTGAGACGGTGATCAAAGGTTTATATATTTTTTCTACTCTGTGGCTGCCTAGCAAGCTGATGTCCTTGAGCTGTGTTTGTTTATTTGTTATCCTTTTTTTGAGGAGGTTCACTTGCTGTTATTAACAAAGAACCTGAATCTGCTCCTGGCTTGTTATGAAGGAGTTTCACTTGTGCTAGTTACGATGGGTCTTGTATTTATACAACTGGATTTCCTTGTCCGTCAGTATCCATTCCAGCTGATGACTATTGAATCTATTCCAATTATGACTGCAGGACAGATCTCAGAATCTTTAGTGACTTTTAACTAAAATTTAGCTCAAATGTTTATATTGTTTGGAAACTATTGTCTCGAGGGACTCAAATCCTAGAGGATGTCGGCAAGCTTAGTGTGGGTTTAGAAACCATGAAGTTTACTTGCTATTTACCTATGCATTGGTCCTTACGACTTAGTTTAATTTACTGAAGCTGCTATAATGGTGCAGTAAAGTGGTAAAGAGAAACAACATTTTTCTTGCATGAGTTTGCATGAAAGGGATAAGGACGCGCTTGATACAGGCAGTATCAGGATTGAATCATAAGTTAAATATAGAATATCTGACATAGTTTGATGAATGATGATAGAGGCTGTATCAGAAATTAATTGATCTTTCGCAAAGCCAAAGTTACACATAAGTTCTGGCTTCTTGGACATTGAGTTGTCTAAAGTCATTTCTATCTTTATCTCCCAATCTTCTTAAAGAAAGGTTAATTTGCATGTGAATTCTAACACTTTTGTGGCCTCATTAGATTATAGACGTAATTGAGTTCTTGCAGCCTAAGATTGCAAAAAGATTAATGAATAGCATCTATCACACATGACATTTCAAAATGACTTTAACTTTAGACATCTGTTCTATCACTGAAAAGTTGTGGCACAATGTCTTCTTGTGGATAGCTTTTTGTTACTTAAGGAGCTGCTATTATGCTAgtatttgatttgattttttttttttttttttttttttttaaggtttcTCCGCATTTAAAAAAGTTGATATCTTATGGAGAGAGTTGCCAAGTACATCAAAATCTGGCAGGGGCTCTACCGGGGAACTATATTTGCAGGTCTTCATGTCTGAAAGTTGTGACAGAATCAAATTCTGGAATGCGCTTGTGGATAGTTGCCTCCAAATAAGGGAATTGATTGATTGGGAGCGCAGTCATCCTGATGATGTCCATGATCTGACTGTAGCCTATGGAATTGATGTAGCATGGGATTACTTTCTACGTGTAAGTTCTGGTTGGGAGATGAGATCACTATTTTTTCGTCTTAATTTTCAACAGCcgtttcattttttattttatttttttgatataaTGCATGGTCCTAGTCGAGCATGGTTCcactatttttattattattattattattattattgtatcATTATCATATTCTTCAATTTTATCACTACTGCTGTTTCTTTTACTTTGGTTATCTTTACTATCTTTGCTGTCTGtattttcctttccttcaatATTTTCATCAGAACTTTTTTACTCGTGTATTTTCCAAACCTGTTTTGAAAATggttttcttgagccgagggtctttcggaaaccacctctctaccccacaaaggtacgggtaaggtctgcgtacaccccccccccttcccagaccccacttgtgggatcacaatgggtatgttgttgtataatgCAACCGCATGGTCTTTCCCCTGATGTTAATGTTATTCCACTTACAATTCCTTTTATTCTTTAATCCAAGATTAAAAAGGTACAATTCTGACAATGTTGAGTTGAAGTGCAGAAACTACATTCTGCCGTCTCTGATACTGGCAAGAAAATCCTTCCAGAACACTTGGTACTTGCAGCAGATTGTCTCACAGCTACAGGAGAATTTGTTCCCTTGAGTGCCAAAGGGCTGACGCTGCAAAGAAAGGCTGCTGGTGTTGTTTCGCCGTTTATGCAAGCGTGCTTTTCGGTAATGTTATCCACATTTTACCTTCATTGGCTGAAAGAAAAGAATTTGGATATAATTTAAGTCCCACTGCTTTTCTTACACTTTTTCCCTTTTTCAGTTATTTTAACTTCTAATATTACAAGTGATAATAATTACTGTGTCAACGAGATGTATCTCAAAGTTTTGAAGCTTTTCTGCGCGTTGAACCCAATGTAGAATCCAGGGGACTCGTTTGTTAGGGCTGCCAAGATGGGATTAAGTGATGATCTTCAAGGGAGTCTGGAATCACTGGCATGGGGAAAGAGTCCTTCCATAGGCAGTGGTTCTTCATTTGAAATTATCTACTCTGGAAAGGTATAAATCAATTTTCTTTTAGTGAATCTCACACTTTTAGCGTTTTTTATGTGGAGTTATCAATCTGGTGTACCAATTATATTGCTATGAACTCGGAAGGATTGGCATAATTTTGTTGTACGAGAAAACAAGTAATAAAATGATACTCGTCTTCAATGGAGTTGTTCTGGTCATGCTTTCAAATGTAGGATAGGTTCTAACTAGTTCGGCTACTAAACAATCCTAGAGCAATTTTAGAGAATACACATGTTTATTGTTAAAGATAATCATCCCCTATTTTTTTGGCATGCATATTTACAAAAGAATCTTCTCACCCAAAAAGAGGATATGATTTTCAAAGAGAAAGT carries:
- the LOC132634979 gene encoding DNA-directed RNA polymerase IV subunit 1 isoform X2 yields the protein MLSILKDVDPGFLEGLLKRKNSIFLNSCLLTPNCHRVTEFGQHMIFDESNRHFRKMIDFRGTANDLSVCVLDRIKASKIRAERSIINDPNAPATGLKYVKELVLAKRTNHAFRMVVVGDPNIELGEIGIPRHVAENLHFAEPLSSRNWEKLTDQCDLMILQKGRIVVRRNGVLVPISVMDQLHRGDIIYRPLIDGDVVLINRPPSIHQHSLVALSVRILPINSVLSINPLVCSPFRGDFDGDCLHGYIPQSVDSRIELNELVALNQQLIDGQNGQNLLSLSHDSLTAAHLILEQGVFLDQFQMQQLQMFCPRQAGMPAILRAPSGNKCYWTGKQLFSLFLPSDLEYNFPSNDVCISEGEIVTSSGGSSWLHDSSENLFYSLVKRHGGETLGFLYAAQTVLCEWLSMRGLSVSLSDLYISSNPYSRENMIDEVFSGLQEAERLSYIQLLMIKYNKDFLAGSLEESKNSMGFDLEFMSIMQQKSASLSQASATAFKKVFRDVQNLVYNYASNENSFLAMLKAGSKGNLLKLVQHSMCLGLQQSLVPLSFRMPRQLSCDAWNNHKSHRVFEKAHNNIPCAVVENSFLAGLNPLECFVHSLTTRDSSFSGHADVSGTLNRKLMFFMRDVYVGYDGTVRNAYGNQIVQFSYYETDRIASTKGTGDSDRIASHAIGGHPVGSLAACAISEAAYSALDQPVSALESSPLLNLKKILESGVGSRSGEKTASLFLSKRLGRWAYGFEYGALEVKGHLERLLLSDVVSTVMICFSSETHKSSHSSPWVCHFHIDKENVKTKRLKLRSVLDALNMRYHAARKKAGTDLPNLHITCKDCSVAEARKENSRICITVAVAETSKESFSLLDRLRVRVIPFLLETVIKGFSAFKKVDILWRELPSTSKSGRGSTGELYLQVFMSESCDRIKFWNALVDSCLQIRELIDWERSHPDDVHDLTVAYGIDVAWDYFLRKLHSAVSDTGKKILPEHLVLAADCLTATGEFVPLSAKGLTLQRKAAGVVSPFMQACFSNPGDSFVRAAKMGLSDDLQGSLESLAWGKSPSIGSGSSFEIIYSGKGYEPAKPTDVYALLRNHVTSNKPKVKVTLNEDNEMAGKSLAQRLYKLDDLNKKCCRSQWSIANLRKFLSFNDIKKLSQALKQMLSKYAIDCALSEADKSLAMMALHFHPRRSEKIGKGALEIKIGYHKEYEDSRCFMLVRTDGTVEDFSYRKCLQHALELIAPQKAKTYKWVNGASGTSTCNC
- the LOC132634979 gene encoding DNA-directed RNA polymerase IV subunit 1 isoform X1 — encoded protein: MERDLNIELQVPEGSLRGINFNILSETDAAKLSAKVIGAVNEVTDPALGFPNPIFECSTCGAKDGKNCEGHLGLIIFPYTILNPYFVSEVAQILKKICPGCKSVRRDKVKGADRTSACKYCDGVLRGYPPTKFKVSPRDTFGRTAIIAEVNENLLKKLQHTSGGSLASDYWDFIPYDAQQDASLNSSKYKRVLSHAQVYSILKDVDPGFLEGLLKRKNSIFLNSCLLTPNCHRVTEFGQHMIFDESNRHFRKMIDFRGTANDLSVCVLDRIKASKIRAERSIINDPNAPATGLKYVKELVLAKRTNHAFRMVVVGDPNIELGEIGIPRHVAENLHFAEPLSSRNWEKLTDQCDLMILQKGRIVVRRNGVLVPISVMDQLHRGDIIYRPLIDGDVVLINRPPSIHQHSLVALSVRILPINSVLSINPLVCSPFRGDFDGDCLHGYIPQSVDSRIELNELVALNQQLIDGQNGQNLLSLSHDSLTAAHLILEQGVFLDQFQMQQLQMFCPRQAGMPAILRAPSGNKCYWTGKQLFSLFLPSDLEYNFPSNDVCISEGEIVTSSGGSSWLHDSSENLFYSLVKRHGGETLGFLYAAQTVLCEWLSMRGLSVSLSDLYISSNPYSRENMIDEVFSGLQEAERLSYIQLLMIKYNKDFLAGSLEESKNSMGFDLEFMSIMQQKSASLSQASATAFKKVFRDVQNLVYNYASNENSFLAMLKAGSKGNLLKLVQHSMCLGLQQSLVPLSFRMPRQLSCDAWNNHKSHRVFEKAHNNIPCAVVENSFLAGLNPLECFVHSLTTRDSSFSGHADVSGTLNRKLMFFMRDVYVGYDGTVRNAYGNQIVQFSYYETDRIASTKGTGDSDRIASHAIGGHPVGSLAACAISEAAYSALDQPVSALESSPLLNLKKILESGVGSRSGEKTASLFLSKRLGRWAYGFEYGALEVKGHLERLLLSDVVSTVMICFSSETHKSSHSSPWVCHFHIDKENVKTKRLKLRSVLDALNMRYHAARKKAGTDLPNLHITCKDCSVAEARKENSRICITVAVAETSKESFSLLDRLRVRVIPFLLETVIKGFSAFKKVDILWRELPSTSKSGRGSTGELYLQVFMSESCDRIKFWNALVDSCLQIRELIDWERSHPDDVHDLTVAYGIDVAWDYFLRKLHSAVSDTGKKILPEHLVLAADCLTATGEFVPLSAKGLTLQRKAAGVVSPFMQACFSNPGDSFVRAAKMGLSDDLQGSLESLAWGKSPSIGSGSSFEIIYSGKGYEPAKPTDVYALLRNHVTSNKPKVKVTLNEDNEMAGKSLAQRLYKLDDLNKKCCRSQWSIANLRKFLSFNDIKKLSQALKQMLSKYAIDCALSEADKSLAMMALHFHPRRSEKIGKGALEIKIGYHKEYEDSRCFMLVRTDGTVEDFSYRKCLQHALELIAPQKAKTYKWVNGASGTSTCNC